From a region of the Mycosarcoma maydis chromosome 7, whole genome shotgun sequence genome:
- a CDS encoding uncharacterized protein (related to SGS1 - DNA helicase) produces MPQSALTPNTPYRACKAEDRRSGIIYLDDDEHTHLDDVKHVGARDRPSPKRSITDDQDASTAQKRSRSGPSAASISNVSGGLPSGSRLPQPTSSGSISQTPRKYPPLGSSQTAPPQYDSQYDKYSEDELRIDFAAKEQILRGRLAQLQTLELGWHGPEAWYQKHEAFERVHEMQKKLAHIAWALGAKEFGAVPAPSLTSATTPGHTAENTSRRSTPVRSLPANPYSDSAVRTTSSSFQILGDNMVSAARKPLASPVTTSREQTPSSTASKSNSTAPLRVLRDPSHILHASDDIVSANENSTDLPEIVDNSIQHRTQADEAPSVATSAVNVDDQDGFLQGSLSADRRDQPIVNAQIYELSDDDEDDVEAMPVEEKFKLCGPSMQEPMSKDQLRSMPHYPWTTQVGYVLKKFFKLKRFRRNQLEAINGTLSGRDVFVLMPTGGGKSLCYQLPACIDTDKATGVSIVISPLLSLIEDQVLDLVRKDVPAVKLTGDMSANDRRDAFNTARDRVGSLRLLYVTPEFIRQSNQAMELLDLLYSQKRLARIVVDEAHCVSQWGHDFRPHYTELGALRDKYPQVPIMALTATANARVIKDVKSCLKMRNVLQLSSSFNRPNLEYQVRKKPKSKLIDEIASFILTSHKDECGIVYCFSRESCETVADDLKKHGITAHHYHAKLGKDDRSKVQQRWKNGEYKVIVATIAFGMGIDKPDVRFVIHHSLPKSLEGYYQETGRAGRDGLDSVCILYYSWTDVRRMENMMLSEEKSQEAIDRSIDSLREMQRFCENEIECRRVQVLRYFGESGFTSEQCRSTCDNCCRQSGAIYIQDVTELAVKAIKLVKAIADKGGRWTLPHCAEVFYGHRTKKIREAGHDKLEMHGAGSEIAKVEIHRLFEHLCSEGVFKLKDVMNRAGFNTSYLMVGSAADKVLNGQKAIKMQVAAKVSAASSSLNNGRGQNTRKQQRQLRDEDFAEFDEDAHDISNVSLTPPSRVEPQAGTTDGSLDDDNWIPEEMFTDNFDLDADTDDDAPLAADNQAANGSRRVVSNAAGSDDSADDFEIDPRSSDVNQGCYRELKKLDDRLARQEKQSRGWLIRDDKLQEISVLAACSIDALSSCLRGTDGARWVQKYGSLYIEICQRFLQTERRAPDVGRTAATGGTGRRSTLARNAEAEPTANTPKSSATAGLRKERAAPRKSALAAAASLGQYTYQDPDTRATRSRGSGASARNASRATSGNGRAAHASSNSTADSRVSATAAQAPQPLKRITLHRGFLGGANATPAIRPMPLASSSTPNLPRSG; encoded by the coding sequence ATGCCGCAATCCGCACTAACCCCAAATACCCCATATCGCGCGTGCAAAGCGGAAGATCGCAGGTCTGGGATCATCTatctcgacgatgacgagcatACACACCTAGACGATGTCAAACACGTAGGTGCACGTGATCGACCGTCACCCAAGCGGTCTATTACCGATGACCAGGACGCATCCACTGCTCAAAAGAGATCGAGGTCTGGTCCATCGGCCGCTTCCATCTCAAACGTCAGCGGCGGCCTGCCATCAGGATCGCGTCTGCCACAGCCTACCTCGAGTGGCTCGATATCGCAGACACCTCGTAAATATCCACCGCTTGGCTCATCTCAGACCGCGCCTCCTCAGTATGACTCACAATATGACAAGTAcagcgaagacgagcttcgGATCGATTTTGCGGCCAAGGAACAAATTTTGCGCGGCCGTTTGGCACAATTGCAAACACTAGAGCTGGGATGGCACGGCCCCGAGGCTTGGTACCAAAAGCACGAAGCCTTCGAGCGTGTGCACGAGATGCAAAAGAAGCTGGCTCACATCGCTTGGGCGCTCGGTGCGAAAGAATTTGGAGCTGTGCCCGCTCCGTCGCTTACCTCGGCAACTACGCCTGGTCACACTGCCGAGAATACCTCGAGAAGGTCGACTCCAGTCAGAAGTTTGCCAGCAAATCCTTATTCTGATTCGGCGGTCCGCACaacctcgagctcgttTCAGATCTTGGGCGACAACATGGTGTCAGCTGCGAGGAAGCCTCTTGCCTCACCTGTAACGACATCGCGCGAGCAAACACCTTCCTCGACAGCATCTAAATCCAACTCAACGGCTCCTCTCCGCGTACTGCGAGATCCAAGCCACATTCTACATGCTAGCGATGACATCGTTTCTGCGAACGAGAACAGCACAGATTTGCCAGAAATTGTAGACAACTCAATTCAGCACCGTACCCAAGCCGATGAGGCTCCCTCCGTGGCAACAAGTGccgtcaacgtcgatgaTCAAGACGGCTTTCTGCAAGGCAGCCTCAGTGCGGACAGACGTGATCAACCTATTGTCAACGCACAGATATATGAACtcagcgatgatgacgaagacgatgtTGAGGCCATGCCGGTCGAGGAGAAATTCAAGCTTTGCGGCCCCTCGATGCAAGAGCCTATGTCCAAGGATCAGCTGCGCAGCATGCCCCATTATCCTTGGACCACCCAAGTAGGCTACGTGCTCAAGAAATTCTTCAAACTGAAGCGCTTTCGACGCAATCAGCTAGAGGCGATCAATGGCACGCTCAGCGGACGCGACGTCTTCGTCCTTATGCCAACCGGTGGCGGAAAGTCGCTCTGCTATCAGCTGCCCGCTTGCATCGACACAGATAAAGCCACGGGCGTCAGCATTGTCATCTCACCGCTTCTCTCACTCATAGAAGACCAGGTGCTGGACCTCGTCAGGAAGGACGTACCCGCCGTCAAGCTTACTGGCGACATGAGCGCGAACGACCGTCGAGACGCATTCAACACGGCCAGGGATCGCGTGGGCTCTTTGAGGCTGCTCTATGTAACGCCAGAATTCATTCGCCAATCTAACCAGGCGATGGAACTCCTCGACCTCCTTTACTCGCAGAAGCGGTTGgcgcgcatcgtcgtcgacgaagcaCATTGCGTCAGTCAATGGGGACACGACTTTCGTCCGCATTACACCGAGCTGGGTGCGCTGCGAGACAAGTATCCGCAGGTACCCATCATGGCACTCACTGCTACAGCCAATGCGCGTGTCATCAAGGATGTCAAGTCCTGTCTTAAGATGCGCAACGTATTGCagctctcgtcgagcttcaaTCGCCCGAATCTCGAGTATCAGGTGCGCAAAAAGCCCAAGAGCAAGttgatcgacgagatcgctAGTTTCATCCTCACCTCGCACAAGGACGAATGTGGTATCGTTTACTGTTTCAGCCGCGAGTCCTGCGAGACGGTCGCCGACGATCTCAAAAAGCACGGCATCACAGCTCACCACTACCACGCTAAACTGGGCAAGGACGACCGTTCAAAGGTGCAGCAAAGATGGAAGAACGGCGAGTACAAGGTGATTGTAGCCACGATTGCGTTTGGTATGGGTATCGACAAGCCTGACGTCCGCTTTGTGATCCACCATTCGCTTCCCAAGTCGTTGGAGGGCTACTATCAGGAAACGGGCCGAGCTGGACGCGATGGGCTTGACTCGGTCTGCATCCTGTACTATTCCTGGACTGACGTGCGCAGGATGGAGAACATGATGCTCAGCGAGGAAAAGTCGCAAGAGGCAATAGACCGTAGCATCGATTCCTTGCGCGAGATGCAACGCTTCTGCGAAAACGAAATCGAATGTCGCCGCGTCCAGGTCCTGCGTTACTTTGGCGAATCCGGGTTCACCTCGGAACAGTGTCGCAGCACGTGCGATAACTGCTGCCGTCAGTCCGGTGCGATTTACATCCAAGACGTTACCGAACTCGCTGTCAAGGCGATCAAGCTGGTCAAAGCGATCGCGGACAAAGGAGGCCGATGGACGTTACCGCACTGTGCCGAAGTGTTCTACGGCCATCGTACCAAAAAGATCCGCGAGGCTGGGCACGACAAACTCGAGATGCACGGCGCAGGTAGTGAGAtcgccaaggtcgaaaTCCACCGGCTGTTTGAGCATCTTTGCTCGGAAGGCGTGTTCAAGTTGAAAGATGTCATGAATCGGGCGGGATTTAACACGTCGTACTTGATGGTGGGCTCGGCGGCCGACAAGGTATTGAACGGCCAAAAGGCGATCAAGATGCAAGTCGCGGCAAAGGTGTCGGcggcatcatcatcgttgAACAACGGTCGAGGACAGAACACTCGaaagcagcagaggcagctTCGAGATGAGGATTTCGCTGAATTCGACGAGGACGCGCACGACATTTCAAATGTCAGCTTGACGCCGCCATCACGAGTGGAGCCGCAGGCAGGGACGACGGATGGTAGccttgacgacgacaatTGGATCCCGGAAGAGATGTTCACGGACAATTTTGATCTGGATGCTGACacggacgacgatgctccATTGGCTGCTGACAACCAGGCAGCTAACGGCAGCCGCCGCGTGGTCTCGAATGCGGCTGGAAGCGACGACAGTGCAGACGACTTTGAGATCGATCCTCGATCATCGGACGTGAATCAAGGCTGCTACcgcgagctcaagaagctcgatgatcgactcgctcgtcaGGAAAAACAGTCGCGCGGCTGGTTGATCCGCGACGACAAGTTGCAAGAGATTTCGGTCTTGGCGGCAtgcagcatcgatgcgcTGAGCAGCTGTTTGAGAGGCACTGACGGCGCTCGTTGGGTGCAAAAGTACGGGTCTCTTTATATCGAGATCTGTCAAAGATTCTTGCAAACCGAACGGCGCGCGCCTGATGTTGGTCGCACTGCAGCAACGGGCGGAACAGGACGGCGGTCGACGCTAGCGCGCAatgcagaagcagagccAACAGCAAACACGCCGAAATCGTCGGCGACCGCTGGCTTACGAAAAGAGCGTGCAGCTCCTCGCAAGAGTGCTCtggcggctgctgcgagtCTCGGTCAATATACGTACCAAGATCCTGACACACGCGCCACACGGAGTCGGGGTTCGGGCGCGTCGGCGAGGAACGCCAGTCGAGCGACGAGTGGAAACGGACGAGCTGCACATGCGTCGTCGAACTCGACGGCGGATAGCAGGGTATCGGCGACAGCGGCACAAGCGCCACAGCCGCTCAAGAGGATCACGTTGCACCGCGGGTTCCTCGGCGGCGCGAATGCAACTCCGGCGATCCGGCCAATGCCACTGGCTTCTTCGTCAACGCCCAATCTACCTCGTTCGGGTTGA
- a CDS encoding protein phosphatase 2A regulatory subunit RTS1 (related to B56-delta regulatory subunit of protein phosphatase 2A), whose amino-acid sequence MKGLKKAMNLSRSKSNDSNGNRSGSAGGGTVPAPPPKGGSVPANPAYQGSLKSTKNGPSSASSSFSSLSSSATSAAPSHAPYNVPVYPTGQGTPQTRLLPHGVNNLADKTPPAPPVVVVDVSSEMPADPIPHSVATASQPSSSITPFHHTGSPGSPPPPGAAMASLSSTGIAASELATPPKAASLTRLRQSPSNSGPKDTIPITSKTPPRKQRSSRFHVTEKVELEKLPHFNEVVPADRPELFVRKLRQCSLVFDFNDASQELEGKQIKAATLHEMLDYITTNRKVITDEIYPEVVAMFSANLFRSIPPQVNPVGDAFDPEEDEPVLELAWPHLQIVYEFFLRFVESPDFNTNIAKKFIDHHFVLQLLELFDSEDPRERDFLKTTLHRIYGKFLNLRAFIRRSINNVFFQFIYETERHNGIAELLEILGSIINGFALPLKEEHKTFLTRVLIPLHKVKSLALYHPQLAYCVVQFLEKDSSLTEEVLLGLLRYWPKVNSPKEVMFLNEVEEILDVIEPSEFVKVEVPLFQQLQRCINSQHFQVAERALYFWNNEYIVNLIGDNVQVILPIVFSSLYQNSKAHWNRTIHGLVYNALKLFMEINPALFEMCTNEYKQQRQMEKQKLIDREEAWKRLRDTAIKNSKAIGVEMPASLKEEQAAPAGSVNPYDLDAFDSAADLTAGADSLFEQMGQGINGEVSTTDFDDVEAHRVAQETSQAQQPDLTREDSVDDMVR is encoded by the exons ATGAAGGGACTCAAGAAAGCTATG AACCTTTCGCGTTCCAAGTCGAACGACTCTAACGGCAACCGCAGCGGATCGGCAGGCGGAGGAACCGTACCAGCACCCCCTCCCAAAGGTGGCTCCGTACCCGCCAACCCTGCCTATCAAGGCTCACTCAAATCCACCAAAAATGGCCCCAGCTCTGCATCCAGCTCTTTTAGCTCTCTCTCCAGCTCTGCAACTTCGGCAGCTCCCTCACATGCCCCTTACAACGTCCCAGTTTACCCTACTGGCCAAGGTACGCCCCAAACTCGTTTGCTTCCCCACGGTGTGAATAATCTGGCTGACAAGACGCCGCCTGCTCCTcctgtcgtcgtcgtcgacgtctcTTCAGAGATGCCCGCCGATCCCATCCCACACTCGGTCGCAACCGCGTCCcagccttcttcttccatCACTCCTTTCCATCATACAGGCTCTCCAGGTTCCCCTCCTCCTCCAGGCGCCGCTATGGCTTccctcagcagcaccggcaTCGCCGCTTCCGAGCTCGCTACCCCTCCCAAGGCTGCCTCGCTCACCCGATTGCGTCAGAGCCCCTCCAACTCGGGCCCCAAGGATACCATTCCCATCACTTCCAAAACACCGCCGCGCAAGCAGAGGAGCTCGCGCTTCCATGTCACAGAAaaggtcgagctcgagaagcttcCACACTTTAACG AGGTGGTCCCCGCGGATCGACCCGAGCTCTTCGTCCGAAAGCTTCGTCAGTGTTCGCTCGTGTTCGACTTCAACGACGCCAGCCAGGAGCTCGAGGGCAAGCAGATCAAAGCCGCTACACTACACGAGATGCTTGACTACATTACCACCAATCGCAAAGTCATCACCGACGAAATCTATCCGGAAGTTGTCGCCATGTTCTCTGCCAACCTTTTCCGCTCCATTCCACCACAGGTCAACCCGGTCGGTGACGCCTTTGACCCAGAAGAGGACGAACCGGTGCTTGAACTTGCCTGGCCCCATCTTCAAATCGTCTACGAGTTCTTTCTCCGCTTCGTCGAGAGCCCCGACTTCAACACCAACATTGCAAAGAAATTCATCGACCACCACTTTGTCTTGCAACTACTCGAGCTCTTTGACAGCGAGGATCCACGCGAGCGCGATTTCCTCAAGACAACATTGCATCGCATCTACGGCAAATTTCTCAACCTCCGAGCCTTTATCAGACGGTCCATCAACAACGTCTTTTTCCAATTCATCTACGAAACCGAGCGTCACAACGGCATcgcagagctgctcgagattCTTGGTTCCATCATCAACGGCTTTGCGCTGCCGCTCAAGGAGGAGCACAAGACCTTTCTGACGCGCGTGCTCATCCCGTTGCACAAGGTCAAGAGTCTCGCGCTCTATCACCCGCAGCTCGCCTACTGTGTCGTGCAATTCTTAGAGAAGGACAGCTCGTTGACCGAGGAGGTGTTGCTCGGCTTGTTGAGGTACTGGCCAAAGGTTAACTCGCCCAAGGAGGTCATGTTCCTCAATGAGGTCGAAGAGATTTTGGACGTGATCGAGCCGTCCGAGTTTGTCAAGGTCGAAGTGCCTCTcttccagcagctccagcGATGCATCAACAGTCAGCACTTCCAGGTCGCCGAGCGCGCTCTGTACTTTTGGAACAACGAGTACATTGTCAACCTCATCGGTGACAACGTCCAGGTCATCTTGCCAATCGTCTTTTCTTCGCTCTACCAAAACTCGAAAGCACATTGGAATCGCACTATCCATGGTCTCGTCTACaatgcgctcaagctcttTATGGAGATCAACCCAGCGCTTTTCGAGATGTGCACAAACGAGtacaagcagcagcgccagatggagaagcagaagctcaTCGACCGCGAGGAGGCATGGAAGAGGCTCCGCGACACCGCCATCAAGAACAGCAAGGCGATTGGCGTTGAAATGCCCGCCTCGCTCAAAGAGGAGCAAGCGGCGCCAGCGGGAAGCGTCAACCCATACGACCTCGATGCCTTTGACTCGGCGGCTGATTTAACAGCAGGCGCCGATAGCCTGTTTGAGCAAATGGGTCAAGGCATCAATGGCGAAGTTTCGACGaccgactttgacgatgTCGAAGCCCACCGCGTTGCACAAGAAACCtcgcaagcgcagcaacCTGATCTTACCAGGGAAGACAGCGTTGACGATATGGTACGTTGA